The segment GAATTCATTCAAAAGAGATCGATTTTCTGTCACTCTGAGAACCACAGATgtatttatttcaacatttaaaaatatctggatTCTGTTGAGTAATATTGAAACATATTTGCCATgcttttataaatcagaaaatttaaggaaggaaatgaatacTAACAATATCAGCTGTTAAGTGGTAACCGTTGTCTAATTTGGCAAaagtttttagtatttttcaatgtgtattgaaattaaaaattaaattttttagcAGTAAGAGAAGAAATAGTAAACTATTCTTATATCCTTTCGTCACAAAATTCTGTGATAGCTTTACGTAATGCCATGCCACTCAGTAGATGTAGTATTAAGGTTGTCATGCTTTTTGCCTTATTTTCgatttagtgttttgtttttctctcatgcATGAAGCATGTTGTAGCAGCATATGAACAGCATGTGTTGGCaaattaacattttgattttttaaggtGAAAATATAGAGTGTCCTAGTGGGTTTAAGATTCCTTTATCACTGCTGGGATAGAGACAGTAGTACTTTAGTACAGACCTAACCGGTGCAGGATTCTTAAAAGATTTGGCTTTGAGAATAGTGGGTAGTCACAATTAGCCAATTATTTTCCTTGCTATACCTCTTGAGTTTGTATTACATCATTCAGGCAAGatacagtgagaaaaaaatagacatttttgtttttataatctgTTAACAGACTTcatggtttctctttttctgtctggggGAATGTAACACTTTATGTACCTCAGAGATCCCTCAAAAACAACCATCTTGAGTGCCTTCAATATAgtaagataaaaacattacatagattgttttctttgttaggGTAATGTGGGCTGGCTTGTTTGAACCAAAAGGATAGTGAACTGCTTAAATATTTCTGGGtgtatgctaaataaaataaaaaaatatattaacctACTTGTCCTGTTTTATTACATTAACATACCTCCACCACCACTTGATAAATGACACCATGATGTTTTACTTATTCTTGTTTATATATTCAGAATTTATAGAGAACTGTGAAATGctgatatttttaagaaaatgatccTGTCTAGATTAGTTAACTATATGCagcttaaatgtttattttatattttaaaatattgctaatcataacatttatgttatatgtctaatgaaaatttttatttttaggcacAATTCAGATTCAGGAGCGTCAACAGTTAGTCAGAAAGATACATGAAGATGAATTGAATGATATGAAGGATTATCTTTCCCAATGTCAACAGGAACAAGAGTCTGTTATAGATTATAAGGTGTGTATTactgataaattttatttaaaaataattgttagcCAATAACTTTGCTATGCAGATACAAGTACAGTGGAGATTAGTAAATCAGTAATAATATTGATAATTGTTGATTGACTACTTGCTATATCCTAGTCACTTTTGTGAGTATCTCACATACagtatttctcttatttctcacCACAGTCCTATGAATTGAGTAAgtattaacttcatttttaaagactggAAAGAGGTtcaaaaaagttaagtaactttcccaaggctAGTAACTAGCAGAGCtgaatttaattccatttatatgacttTGAAGATGTTAGTACTAATCacttataattaacattttaaattgatttttttatatatatatatatacatgtaaaccATTGTTAttagtaatttcatttttacagaGCTGAGCAGAACATTTTtcagtgagagaaagagaagtagaGTTTGTAGCCTAAGCTCTTCCCTTAAGCAAGGAAAATAACGAACATTTTTCCTCTAGTTTCTTATTAGTTCTGATGGAAGACAGATCATGTTATATTTTCCTACCTAAAACTCCCCTAAGCCTCCAGCAGGACTGTATTGTTCATTCTGTCCAGTTGCCTAATATGTTTGTGGGTTTATGAGGACCAGCAACATAGCTGGTCTCCTATCTAGTTCTACCCTGGGAAAGGGTGTAGGTATTGTAGAGAAACTTAGGGAAGGAAAGTAAActgttcctttttccttcaaTTCCCCCAAATTTCCTTCACACTTAATTTATGTATGTATCCCTTATAGGGTTATGATTACATTTGTTTGGAAGACAGAATCTCACTTGATGTCTGAATTGTATTGTTTAGAGAGGGACTGCTGAGGTTAATTGTAAATCGTGTAGCTTTTCCTACCTTGATCAGATGATATTTTCAAACGAGTAACCATCTTCTTCTTCCACTCTGGTTTCTAGTTCCATAGACTATTATTGGCTTTTAGGAGACTGGGCCTGCACAGATCTTTACTGAGTCAGATCTTGCAGAGCTCTTGTTAAGTGTAGCTGTTAAATGTAGTTTGGATTTTGAAGATCTTCATGGAAGACCTGCCCAGGATGTGCTTATCAGTCACTTAATTCAAGAATATGGCATTTACTGGCTATGGAATATTGTGCCCTCCGGTCATTCTGTGGCCTCCTGTGCATTTAAGTATAATGCCTCTGTTGTATTCCACAGGCTACTTCTGTTGGGTAGATGAAACTTGTTTTCCCTCACACTGCAGATGAAATGACTGTAATGAAACTTGAAATTTCTCTGAAGATTAATGAGCCATCCATTTCAGATAGTTATTTTTCAAGTAGAAAATACTCTCACTCtcttaaaagactttttaaaaaaaaaaaaaattctgaaaatctgGTATTTTTCTGATCTGATTCAAATGGGATAGGCATATCTGTGGTAAATTAAgcaaaatttaattattattttctgatttatacATAAGATATTTTAACTGACCAGATAGGCTATAACCATTAACCTGTAGAAACATTAATTTCTTGCTGTTTTGGTTAAGTTTGTTACTAGTACAtacattgaaagaaaaatcagaccACTCGAGGCTACCTTGAACTGCAACAAAATTCTGTAAACCTGGTTGAACATGATTTCTTGTATCAGGATGTTGACCTTGGAATTATATTGCTAATCTGGTAACAGTTTCTTCCGAAGATTATTTGAAATTGGGGGAATTAGTTATAAATGTTACCAAGACTCAGTCCTCTAAAGGGCAGGAGAAATTATATGATATACCAAAATTTACTTGGAGGTATTAATTTACATAGGACTAAGATGTTTCAAATGGGACAAAGATTATTGAAAAATTTTTCCTTCTAAGAATGCAgtgaatataaaaagaatattttgaagcCTAAAGTCATCTCTAGctgtaattctacttttaaagaTAACCTCCCTCACCCAAGGATCCGAGAAGCCTTGTAGTCCTGTTTAAGGTCTCTCTTGGAGCCTTCTCAGGAGAGATTGGAGTCCTGTAGTCAACAGAAGACCTATCTCCTTTTCTCCTAACTTCTAAATGGGCCTAGACCAGTAAAGATTTCATACGACTATGGGAAACACTAACCAGAAGTACCCCATCTCTGTTTTTAGAATCTTAGGGGTAAACCAAATTCTAGCTAATTTTTTCCTGCCTTTAAATTCTTTGAACATGCTATGTTCTTACTTTGATGTAGCTCTTTGCTGTGTATTTTCTTGCATATGAACcttgtattttccaatttttttctatacTGATAAAACTACATAAAGGATAGTCTCTGCAGAAATAGACACTAAGCATTTATGCAGTGTTTGTTAcatcttaaagatttaaattcagCTTTTAAAGCacttgacatttttcttctctttcaaaaaaatttagtCACTGAAGGAAAACCTTGCAAGATGTTGGACCCTTACTGAAGCAGAGAAGATGTCCTTTGAAACTCAGAAAAAGAACCTTGATACAGAAAATGAGTATTTAAGAATATctctggagaaggaagaaaaagcctTGTCTTCATTGCAGGACGAGTTAAGGAAACTAAGAGAACAGATTAGGATATTGGAAGATAAAGGGACAAGTACTGAATTAGTTACAGAAAATCAGAAACTTAAGCagcatttgaaagaagaaaagcagaaaacatacagCTTCCTTAATCAAAGGGAGACTCTATTGGCAGAAGCAAAGATGCTAAGGAGGGAACTGGAGAGAGAACGACTAAAAACCATGGCTTTAAGGGTGGAACTTCAGCAGTTAAGCGCTAGTCAGTCATATGGCAACCCAGACTCTCCCAATGTATTGACTgagaaaaaggaagtagaaaaattaCGTGAAAGACTCACTGAGCTGGAGCGGAAGCTAAACTTTGAACAGCAGCGTTCTGATTTGTGGGAAAGACTATATATTGAGGCAAAAgatcaaaatggaaaacaagaaactgatggaaaaaagaaagggagtagAGGAAACCACAGGGCTAAAAATAAGTCAAAGGAAACTCTTTTGGGTTCAGTTAAGGAAACATTTGATGCCATGAAGAATTCTACCAAGGAGTTTGTGAgacatcataaagaaaaaattaagcaGGCTAAAGAAGCTgtgaaagaaaatctgaaaaaattctCAGATTCAGTTAAATCCACTTTCAGGCATTTCAAAGACACCACCAAGAATATCTTTGATGAAAAGGGCAGTAAAAGATTTGGTGCTACAAAAGAAGGAGCAGCTAAAAAACCAACAGTTTTTAGTGAATATTTACATCCACAGTATAAGGCACGTACACAAAACCAGAATAGTAGAGGCCCTACTGTgcaaagagagggaaggaaagaaaagccaaTTCACTTTGAAGAATTcggaaaaaacacaaattcacagaaaTGCAGTGCTGAGCATGGCTGTAGTGAAAATTACAATTCTTTCAGAAAGGCTTGTTCTGGTGTATTTGAATGTGCTCAACAGGAGTCCATTAACCTTTTTAATATGAAAGTGTTGAATCCTGTAAGGATAGATGAATTTAGAGAGTTAATGGAAAGGTACTTACTAGAAAAACTGCATAGTTTTCATCATTGGAAAGAACTTGATCAATTCATCAATAAGTTTTTCATACATGGTGTCTTTATACATGATCAGAAGCTCTTCACTGACTTTGTTAATGATGTTAAAGATTATCTTAAAGACATGAAGGAATACCAAGTAGATAATGATGGAGTGTTTGAGAAGTTCGATGGATATATATACAGATACTTCTTTGGTCACACTTTTCCCCCTCCATATGGACCCAGGTCGGTTTATATAGCACCATGttattataatagtttttaaCAGTTTATAGATTGGATAGCATTTTATCATTTGATAAGTTTCTTGGAATGTTACTATTtgtaaagtacttttttttttaaaaaaagtactatTTGTAAAAGTACTTTATTGCcagaaaatttagaataaattaaattgacagataattttaagttaatagcttattaaaaactgaaaatttcatgTAATTGGTTTGACTTGAGCAAATGGTTTAATTTCTACCTTTAAAAtcagttaaatatatataaatcctaTTAgcctattgttttcattttagtatatatgaaaagatagtcaccttaagtgaaattattttcttttactcttaaatttatttactttgggAGGTTGAGAGTGAACAATACTAATTTCATTCAGAACTCAGAAGAGCTCATATGTAACAATTTGGATGTCCCACATATTTTTATCTGTGTATTCCATTTACCagctaaattatatttaatacacTTAGTACAGAATTATTGTTAATAATGGAGAGGCATGAACCAAGAAGCAAACTTAGTAAGCCACAAGTTCTAACGTGTGTGCTTtatacataactttaaaaaataactttgtatcCATTGCTTATCAGCTTTATACTCTGTAACATGAAACTTGCCTAATTTTCAAACATtagcagtatttttatttttgagatagttatatatctttttgaataaaTGTGTCTATAAAATAATGAGACTGATTCTGGTATTTTTAGTTGTTAACCAAATATTTAGTGCTTGTAATAAGCAAAGCACTGTGAGGCTGCCctgaggaaacaaatgaaaaattctagCTGTAACGGAGTTCACAAGCTTTTGGAGAGTtagataaattaatgaaatggagGTGTAGAGGCATAGTATATAGTGGCCTCAGTCTGGAGATGTTTGAATAGGCTTCATGAGTGAGGTGGCCTTTGAACTGAACTACTTTTTATAAACTGGCTTTTGAAGGAGAAATGATTTTGCCAGCTTGATAGGGTAGGACATTCTACTCAGAGGGAACTTTGGTTAAGAGATGTGAAGACATGCCACTTTAGGGAGGCCACGTAGTGCTAGAGtatgaatagaagaaaatactCAGATCGTGAAAACCTCATTTAATGCTCAAAGACTTGCTTTGTTGCATTTTGGATCGCTGGCAGCAGCCTGGACGATTGGTTGGGAAGGGTGAGGTTAGGAGCTAGAAGGTGGTCTTTAAAACAATACAGACATGATCTGATCAGTAGGAGTGGAAAGGAGAAGATCGATTTGAATAACATATACTGTAGTAAGTAAAATTGGTAGTATTTATGAAAGATGTAGAAAGTAACATTGATTTCCAGATTTCTGAGTTGGGTCACTAGTTGGATAGTGATATCACTAAGCTAAGGAATGCCAGAGGTTTCGGGTAAGGGGAATTGGAAATGAGAATTGTGCTTGGAGGTACCTATTGACATCCAAACGGAGAGGATTAGTTGGCTATTAGTTATCATATGACTGTCTCTTTAGCCCAGACTCGgtaacagagacagagacagagacactaAGCTGGAGGTTTTTAATAGACTCCTGGGGAACTCCAACGTCTAAGGGATtgtaagaaaagaaagctgagaatGATAAGACCAGAGAGTGGCATGAAAATTCAGTGATCTCAAGTAAAAGATATAGGTGTGTCAAAtgcttaagaaaaaacaaaagacaaacattcTTGGGGGAATTGGGTGGCCATAGGTGGTCTTGTGGACTGTTGTAAGTAGTGACAAGCCTGATGGCATTATGGACTATTTGTTTCAGTGAGTGACAGAGCTTGATTATAGAGGTTGAGGAAAGCAGTAAATGTTGACATTATGAACCTTAGctgtaagagaaaaagagattttgttgtatttgtaagaaatatgtatacatattccTGCTGAGGGATGAAGCCATTGTGGAGGGATTGATTTTTACAGGAAAGcgagaaaaataatggaaacatatctcattattttattatcacatttgttttttatctgttGTGTTTCCCTTTTTTGCCAGTAgttatgtttgtctttttttttcctataggaTAAAAGTGTAATGATCTTTGGCATGGTTATACTAAGATTATACGTCAGATTAATTTAACATCCTTTTTCTGAGTGTTCAGATAATAGATTAATGGAGACaaacattaaaattgtttcttgtttaaataaatttaactcTAACATAGATGAAAAATGTGTTTACTGCTTTCAGTCGACCAGATAAAAAGCAACGTATGGTAAATATTGAAAACTCCAGGCATCGAAAACAAGAGCAGAAGCACCCTCAGCCACAACCTTATAAAAGGGAAGGTAAATGGCATAAATATGGTCGCACTAATGGAAGACACATGGCAAATCTTGAAATAGAATTGGGGCAGTTACCTTTTGATCCTAAATATTGACCATCATAATTAAGTTAAATTAGAAAATTGTAACATAAATGCTTTGTACAATGTTTTGTGTTGAAACTAAGATGAAATTATGAAGATAACAAtgtcttttttatcatttctaagaTCAGTTTGATGACTATATTATTACTCAGAAGCATCAAGCAAAAGCTTACTAACCTgcatttttctgtagtttagcttTGCTGAATATTTTTTGGCACTGGAAATGTTGAACTGTAGTTTTAAGGAAGCCAGGCATGCAACAAATTGTGTGCATGAAATGAGACTTCCTTTCAGTGTATGAGATTA is part of the Rhinolophus sinicus isolate RSC01 linkage group LG03, ASM3656204v1, whole genome shotgun sequence genome and harbors:
- the CCPG1 gene encoding cell cycle progression protein 1 isoform X2 — encoded protein: MSENSSDSESSCGWTVINHEGSDIEMVNSEHGTASDSCELTPEYSSLEQDELQVLQVEQGERSENGTMLVGETAYPVLEETKSALEGEEEKSPEDNVYFGTVSDDSDIVTLEPPKLEEIGNQEEAIIVKEAQSPEDFNMGSSSSSQYTFCQPETVFSSQPSDDESSSDETTHQPSPACRRRRARKKTISSSESEERILTEQETEPPKELCKRQFSSGLNKCVILALVIAISMGFGHFYGTIQIQERQQLVRKIHEDELNDMKDYLSQCQQEQESVIDYKSLKENLARCWTLTEAEKMSFETQKKNLDTENEYLRISLEKEEKALSSLQDELRKLREQIRILEDKGTSTELVTENQKLKQHLKEEKQKTYSFLNQRETLLAEAKMLRRELERERLKTMALRVELQQLSASQSYGNPDSPNVLTEKKEVEKLRERLTELERKLNFEQQRSDLWERLYIEAKDQNGKQETDGKKKGSRGNHRAKNKSKETLLGSVKETFDAMKNSTKEFVRHHKEKIKQAKEAVKENLKKFSDSVKSTFRHFKDTTKNIFDEKGSKRFGATKEGAAKKPTVFSEYLHPQYKARTQNQNSRGPTVQREGRKEKPIHFEEFGKNTNSQKCSAEHGCSENYNSFRKACSGVFECAQQESINLFNMKVLNPVRIDEFRELMERYLLEKLHSFHHWKELDQFINKFFIHGVFIHDQKLFTDFVNDVKDYLKDMKEYQVDNDGVFEKFDGYIYRYFFGHTFPPPYGPSRPDKKQRMVNIENSRHRKQEQKHPQPQPYKREGKWHKYGRTNGRHMANLEIELGQLPFDPKY
- the CCPG1 gene encoding cell cycle progression protein 1 isoform X1, which codes for MSENSSDSESSCGWTVINHEGSDIEMVNSEHGTASDSCELTPEYSSLEQDELQVLQVEQGERSENGTMLVGETAYPVLEETKSALEGEEEKSPEDNVYFGTVSDDSDIVTLEPPKLEEIGNQEEAIIVKEAQSPEDFNMGSSSSSQYTFCQPETERWWEKMWKIPEWIRGWDDQLKHHVPSQLTFQVFSSQPSDDESSSDETTHQPSPACRRRRARKKTISSSESEERILTEQETEPPKELCKRQFSSGLNKCVILALVIAISMGFGHFYGTIQIQERQQLVRKIHEDELNDMKDYLSQCQQEQESVIDYKSLKENLARCWTLTEAEKMSFETQKKNLDTENEYLRISLEKEEKALSSLQDELRKLREQIRILEDKGTSTELVTENQKLKQHLKEEKQKTYSFLNQRETLLAEAKMLRRELERERLKTMALRVELQQLSASQSYGNPDSPNVLTEKKEVEKLRERLTELERKLNFEQQRSDLWERLYIEAKDQNGKQETDGKKKGSRGNHRAKNKSKETLLGSVKETFDAMKNSTKEFVRHHKEKIKQAKEAVKENLKKFSDSVKSTFRHFKDTTKNIFDEKGSKRFGATKEGAAKKPTVFSEYLHPQYKARTQNQNSRGPTVQREGRKEKPIHFEEFGKNTNSQKCSAEHGCSENYNSFRKACSGVFECAQQESINLFNMKVLNPVRIDEFRELMERYLLEKLHSFHHWKELDQFINKFFIHGVFIHDQKLFTDFVNDVKDYLKDMKEYQVDNDGVFEKFDGYIYRYFFGHTFPPPYGPSRPDKKQRMVNIENSRHRKQEQKHPQPQPYKREGKWHKYGRTNGRHMANLEIELGQLPFDPKY